The proteins below come from a single Pleuronectes platessa chromosome 3, fPlePla1.1, whole genome shotgun sequence genomic window:
- the LOC128429785 gene encoding reticulon-3-B, with translation MAPPTKYRHIGLLKFHSYLNFSQKLKKKKKMADSISSCSSSANSSSSSVRRLTLSAFQLVHWKQPKKSAAAFGLSLLVLVSVATLSVISVVSYLLLAGLCVTITFRVYKSVIQAVQKSDEGHPFRGLLDRDISVSSESVRQLADQGLIHLNWFSSETRRLLLVEDLVDSLKLAGVMWLMTYVGSVFNGVTILILADIMFFTAPLIYQKKKVQIDDIITSVRCRFDEKLLKLQNVLPGAVKRTKAE, from the exons ATGGCCCCGCCCACAAAGTACCGTCACATCGGCCTTTTAAAGTTTCACAGTTACTTGAATTTTTCAcagaagctgaagaagaagaagaaaatggcggactccatcagcagctgctcttcatcagccaactcttcatcttcatcagtcaGACGTCTCACCCTCTCAG cctTTCAGCTCGTCCACTGGAAACAGCCGAAGAAGTCCGCTGCAGCTTTCGGCCTGTCCCTCCTGGTCCTCGTGTCCGTGGCAACCCTGTCTGTCATCAGCGTGGTGTCCTACCTGCTGCTCGCCGGCCTCTGCGTCACGATCACCTTCCG GGTTTATAAATCAGTGATTCAGGCCGTCCAGAAATCAGACGAAGGTCATCCattcag GGGTCTGTTGGACAGGGACATCTCAGTGTCCTCAGAGTCGGTCCGTCAGTTGGCGGATCAGGGTCTGATCCACCTGAACTGGTTCAGCAGTGAGaccaggaggctgctgctggtcGAAGACCTGGTGGATTCTCTGAAG CTGGCTGGCGTCATGTGGCTGATGACATATGttggttctgtgtttaatggagTCACCATCCTGATCCTCG ctgacatcatgttcTTCACCGCTCCGCTGATCTACCAGAAGAAAAAG gtacaAATTGATGACATCATAACATCAGTTCGCTGCAGGTTTGACGAGAAGCTGCTGAA GCTGCAGAACGTTTTACCAGGAGCCGTGAAAAGAACCAAAGCTGAGTGA
- the LOC128429766 gene encoding equilibrative nucleoside transporter 1 codes for MRKISSPKDKYFGVWLIFFLLGLGTLLPWNFFMTATVYFTSRLKDPLVEASANQTEAAGEHRSILEAKFNNVMTLCAMLPLLLFTCLNSFLHTIVSQRVRVMGSLLVIMVVFIATAILVKVPLEPLTFFSVTMVKIVIINSFGAVLQGSLFGMAALLPASYTTPIMSGQGLAGTFAAFAMICSIASGAELHDAAFGYFITACVVILVSLLSYVLLPKLEFFQFYQEKNKKQRMDDENSVNLMSEDRKQEAASETQNISMMKIFKKLWLLALSVCFTFTVTIGTFPAITADTSSTLDIGESWGRYFIPVCCFLLFNLCDWSGRSLTAVCLWPKKDSVLLPVLIVCRVVFVPLFMLCNVQPRLHLPVYFHHDGFFIAFMIIFAFSNGYLASLCMCYGPKNVLPHEAETAGAIMAFFLSLGLALGAGLSFVFRALV; via the exons ATGAGAAAGATCAGCTCACCCAAAGACAA gtatTTCGGAGTGTGGTTGATCTTCTTCCTTCTCGGTTTGGGGACACTGTTGCCATGGAACTTCTTCATGACTGCGACCGTG TACTTCACCAGCCGTCTGAAGGACCCATTGGTCGAggcctcagccaatcagacagAGGCGGCAGGTGAACATCGCAGTATTCTGGAGGCGAAATTCAACAACGTGATGACGCTGTGCGCcatgctgccgctgctgctcttCACCTGCCTCAACTCCTTCCTGCACACGAT TGTCTCTCAGCGAGTGCGTGTGATGGGCAGTCTGCTCGTCATCATGGTCGTCTTCATCGCCACCGCCATCCTCGTCAAAGTTCCTCTGGAGCCGCTCACCTTCTTCTCTGTGACCATGGTGAAGATCGTCATCATCAACT ccttCGGGGCCGTGCTGCAGGGCAGTCTGTTTGGAATGGCCGCTTTGCTTCCAGCTTCGTACACGACTCCGATCATGAGCGGTCAGGGACTCGCTGGAACCTTCGCTGCCTTCGCCATGATCTGCTCCATCGCAA GTGGAGCCGAACTTCATGACGCAGCGTTCGGTTATTTCATCACCGCCTGTGTCGTCATTTTAGTTTCACTCCTCTCATATGTCCTGCTGCCGAAActg gagtttttccagttttatcaagaaaaaaacaagaaacagagaATGGACGACGAGAACTCAGTGAATCTGATGAGCGAAG acaggaaacaggaagcagctTCTGAAACTCAAAACATCTCCatgatgaaaatatttaaaaag ctCTGGCTGCtggctctctctgtctgtttcaccTTCACCGTCACCATCGGCACTTTTCCCGCCATCACGGCCGACACCAGCTCCACGCTGGACATTGGAGAATCCTGGG GCCGGTACTTTATACCTGTCTGCTGTTTCCTGCTCTTTAATCTGTGTGACTGGAGTGGGAGGAGCTTAACAGCTGTCTGCCTGTGG cCGAAGAAGGACAGTGTGTTACTTCCTGTGTTGATTGTGTGTCGCGTGGTCTTCGTGCCGCTCTTCATGCTGTGTAACGTTCAGCCTCGCCTCCACCTGCCTGTCTACTTCCACCATGACGGCTTCTTCATCGCCTTCATGATCATCTTCGCCTTCAGTAACGGATACCTCGCCAGTCTGTGCATGTGCTACGGTCCAAA GAACGTTCTCCCTCATGAAGCAGAAACCGCCGGCGCCATCATGGcgttctttctgtctctgggTTTGGCTTTAGGCGCCGGTCTGTCCTTCGTCTTCAGAGCTCTGGTCTGA